A part of Thiomicrorhabdus sediminis genomic DNA contains:
- a CDS encoding LPS-assembly protein LptD translates to MSNTEPKNTFSTRVSSYSALKMHVTPSHNAHKPCFALSESLFKKPPFFIHALLVASLGSLTFTNSSWAQSTLDCQPQLISPQPAIPSNADAQGQQQLEADQLSQPSQDQYLMQGQAVIKQPGMVIKTDQALYNKSTEQAKLSGHVEIHQNDLIIKAEKALLDNQKQQAQLDNTEYQILPSRAYGEAKSIQSDQKNEVTSLDQASLTSCPLNTDQSKDWDFKFDSLEINNQSRRVVGRNTVLYFKGVPIFYTPYFDYPLDDRASGLLFPETGSYKSINSTQSEQYFKQPYYFNIAANMDDTLSVMPMSKRGLVVDNEFRFLQQSSNPQNSRQNQQFAGSLQLSAIQDSYDNEDRWRARFDSQQLWGHGFSSSIAWDSVSDKNFYADIPVDKTLNTATLKQRHAQINYRQGNLSTYLQVLNYLELQNSSDNYEKLPEFGLLYSKSWQQTRLDFNATATQFAVSSSNHTKPEALRIHLAPRLTHQLRKPYGKLTTTLVANQTQYQMEDNGNNPTGKETLNRFVPQFALRGNLIFDRDLELFGKNYSQTLEPELQYLYTPYVDQSDISLFDSAERSLDFNNLFALNRFSGYDRIADSNQLSLAINSKLYEVSGEQIAQIGIGQIYYLQDRKVGLNGNSLQTDKVSDYFAHIGVQKQNLSASSTMQLDKDSQSLLSSNSRLKWQNDKHTVLINHSLYNKTQADESEFLSFGGYTRINNRWDLGIYTSYDMKDNRHSASQLGIRYDSCCWALEMIAERTQLENGLYNDGIQFQFELKGLSSSQSKFKQDLTNKLNF, encoded by the coding sequence ATGTCAAACACAGAACCGAAAAATACCTTCTCAACTAGAGTATCTTCATACTCTGCGCTGAAAATGCACGTCACGCCCAGCCATAACGCCCATAAACCCTGTTTCGCTTTGAGCGAAAGCTTATTCAAAAAACCGCCCTTTTTTATCCATGCGTTATTGGTTGCGTCACTCGGTTCTTTGACTTTTACCAACAGTTCCTGGGCGCAATCCACACTTGACTGCCAACCGCAATTAATCAGCCCGCAACCGGCTATTCCGAGCAACGCTGACGCTCAAGGCCAACAGCAGCTTGAGGCGGATCAGCTATCGCAACCGAGCCAAGACCAATACCTGATGCAAGGCCAAGCGGTCATCAAACAGCCCGGCATGGTGATTAAAACCGATCAGGCTCTCTACAATAAATCGACCGAGCAGGCCAAGTTGTCGGGACATGTGGAAATACACCAGAATGATTTGATTATCAAAGCCGAAAAAGCCCTGCTCGACAACCAAAAACAACAGGCCCAACTGGATAACACCGAATATCAAATATTACCGAGCCGCGCCTATGGCGAGGCCAAATCCATCCAGAGCGATCAGAAAAACGAAGTCACCTCTCTGGATCAAGCCAGTTTGACAAGCTGCCCGCTGAATACAGATCAATCGAAAGACTGGGACTTCAAATTCGACAGTTTAGAGATCAATAATCAAAGCCGCCGCGTAGTCGGGCGCAATACCGTGCTCTATTTCAAAGGCGTGCCGATTTTCTATACACCTTATTTCGACTACCCGTTGGATGATCGCGCCAGCGGTCTATTGTTTCCCGAAACCGGTAGTTATAAATCGATTAACAGCACGCAATCGGAACAATACTTCAAGCAACCCTATTACTTTAATATCGCCGCTAATATGGACGATACGCTTAGCGTGATGCCGATGAGTAAACGTGGCCTAGTTGTCGATAATGAATTCCGTTTCTTACAGCAATCGAGTAATCCGCAAAATAGCCGACAAAACCAACAATTTGCCGGTAGCCTGCAACTCAGTGCGATTCAGGACAGCTATGACAACGAAGACCGCTGGCGTGCGCGATTCGATTCGCAGCAATTATGGGGTCACGGCTTTAGCAGCAGCATTGCCTGGGACAGTGTTTCCGATAAAAATTTCTATGCTGATATTCCGGTCGATAAAACTCTGAATACCGCAACCTTGAAACAGCGTCATGCTCAAATCAATTACCGCCAAGGCAATCTCTCTACCTATTTACAGGTACTCAACTACCTTGAACTGCAAAACAGCTCGGACAACTACGAGAAGCTGCCTGAATTCGGTCTGCTCTACTCCAAAAGCTGGCAACAAACCCGTCTTGATTTCAATGCCACCGCGACCCAGTTTGCTGTCAGCAGCAGTAACCATACTAAACCCGAGGCTTTGCGTATCCATTTGGCACCCCGTTTGACGCATCAGCTTCGCAAGCCTTACGGCAAGCTGACCACCACACTGGTGGCCAACCAGACTCAATATCAGATGGAGGATAACGGCAATAACCCGACTGGCAAAGAAACCTTGAACCGGTTTGTGCCGCAGTTTGCCCTGCGCGGTAATTTGATTTTCGATCGCGATCTAGAGCTTTTCGGCAAAAACTACAGCCAAACGCTGGAACCGGAACTGCAGTACCTGTACACCCCTTACGTCGATCAGAGCGATATCTCTTTGTTTGACAGCGCCGAACGCAGCTTGGACTTCAATAACCTGTTTGCCCTGAATCGTTTCAGCGGTTATGACCGGATTGCCGATAGCAACCAGCTAAGCCTGGCCATCAACAGCAAACTGTATGAGGTCAGCGGAGAACAGATCGCACAAATCGGTATCGGTCAGATTTATTATCTGCAAGACCGTAAAGTCGGATTAAACGGCAACAGCCTGCAAACCGATAAGGTATCGGATTACTTTGCTCATATCGGTGTGCAGAAACAGAACCTATCCGCCTCATCAACCATGCAGCTGGATAAGGATTCTCAATCGTTGCTGAGCAGCAACAGCCGTCTTAAATGGCAAAATGACAAACACACTGTACTGATCAACCACAGCCTGTATAACAAGACCCAGGCAGACGAAAGCGAGTTTTTATCCTTTGGCGGTTATACCCGTATAAATAATCGCTGGGATTTGGGCATTTACACCAGCTACGATATGAAAGACAATCGTCACAGCGCGAGCCAACTCGGAATTCGCTACGATTCCTGTTGCTGGGCGCTAGAAATGATTGCAGAACGCACACAATTGGAAAATGGTTTGTATAATGACGGCATCCAGTTCCAATTTGAATTGAAAGGATTGAGCTCAAGTCAATCTAAATTCAAACAAGACTTAACCAATAAACTTAACTTTTAA
- a CDS encoding aminoglycoside phosphotransferase family protein has translation MDERFELMLQWLQQLSFFDGCELSKPVPASSDASFRRYFRVESQGADKSACGSFIIMDAPPEHENCEPFIKVSEQLNKMGLNVPKVLAKDLHKGFLLLGDLGSITYLNALHNSDESRADELYRQALQALVKLQSQAKNVAAQLPPYDAVLLDNEMNLFSDWLLAEHLQAPLAKNQQADWQQTKALLAQSALQQPKTYVHRDYHSRNLMVCQQDNPGILDFQDAVYGPLTYDAVSLLRDCYIAWPKEQVTEWQRYYFLELVQAGMLQQHDWQDFVKSMDLMGIQRHLKAAGIFARLYHRDGKDGYLNDIPQTLQYIVEVGSQYKELSWLVKLVENTMLPHPLLQQA, from the coding sequence ATGGATGAAAGATTTGAGTTGATGTTGCAGTGGTTGCAACAGTTAAGCTTTTTTGACGGATGTGAATTGTCCAAACCGGTGCCGGCTTCAAGTGATGCCAGCTTCAGACGTTATTTTAGGGTCGAGTCACAGGGCGCGGATAAATCCGCTTGCGGCAGCTTTATTATTATGGATGCGCCGCCTGAGCATGAAAATTGTGAACCTTTTATCAAGGTCTCCGAACAGCTCAATAAAATGGGCTTAAATGTCCCTAAGGTTTTGGCAAAAGATCTGCATAAGGGGTTTCTGTTATTAGGTGACTTGGGTTCCATAACCTATTTAAACGCGCTGCATAATAGTGATGAAAGCCGTGCGGATGAGCTTTATCGTCAGGCTCTGCAGGCATTGGTGAAGTTACAGTCGCAGGCAAAAAATGTGGCTGCGCAGTTACCACCTTATGATGCGGTTTTATTGGATAATGAGATGAACCTGTTTAGCGATTGGCTATTGGCAGAGCATCTCCAAGCGCCTCTGGCTAAGAATCAGCAAGCCGACTGGCAGCAAACCAAAGCGCTATTGGCACAATCGGCATTACAGCAACCGAAAACCTATGTCCATCGTGATTATCACAGCCGTAACCTGATGGTTTGTCAGCAGGATAACCCGGGAATCCTCGATTTCCAGGATGCGGTCTATGGCCCTTTAACCTATGATGCGGTGTCTTTATTGCGTGACTGCTATATCGCCTGGCCTAAAGAACAGGTGACAGAATGGCAACGCTATTATTTTCTTGAGTTGGTTCAGGCCGGAATGTTGCAGCAACATGATTGGCAGGATTTTGTTAAGTCGATGGATTTGATGGGCATTCAGCGTCATTTGAAGGCCGCCGGTATTTTCGCGCGCCTATATCACAGAGACGGCAAAGACGGTTATTTGAACGATATTCCGCAGACCTTGCAGTATATCGTTGAGGTCGGTTCGCAATATAAAGAGTTGAGCTGGTTGGTGAAACTGGTGGAAAACACCATGTTACCGCACCCATTACTGCAGCAGGCATAG
- the murU gene encoding N-acetylmuramate alpha-1-phosphate uridylyltransferase MurU, with translation MNSATPIKAMILAAGRGNRLRPITDTLPKPLVPLCGKPLIEYHIEKLARSGVEEIIINHAWLGEQIEQTLGDGSRWGVKILYSAEPEGGLETAGGIINALPLLGENPFVLINGDVYCDFDFSDLIAKAQTLAVKEQGQNTDLQLGHLYLVPSPEHNAKGDFGLPEGRAQGPVSEQGDYTFSGLSVLHPQLFADMPVSFIALAPILRQAMQQQSLTASLQTGLWSDIGTLERLQATEALLCPNR, from the coding sequence ATGAATTCAGCAACACCGATTAAAGCGATGATCCTTGCCGCAGGCCGCGGTAACCGTTTACGACCGATTACCGATACGCTGCCCAAACCGTTGGTACCTTTGTGTGGTAAACCCTTGATTGAATACCATATTGAAAAGCTGGCTCGAAGTGGCGTTGAGGAAATTATTATTAATCATGCCTGGTTGGGTGAACAGATCGAGCAAACCTTGGGCGATGGCTCGCGCTGGGGGGTGAAAATCCTTTATTCGGCCGAACCAGAAGGCGGTTTGGAAACGGCCGGTGGTATTATCAACGCCTTGCCTTTGTTAGGCGAAAATCCTTTTGTATTGATTAACGGTGATGTCTATTGTGATTTTGACTTCAGCGATTTAATTGCCAAGGCACAAACCTTGGCTGTTAAAGAGCAAGGCCAAAACACTGATTTACAGCTGGGTCACCTTTATCTGGTGCCTAGCCCTGAACATAATGCCAAGGGGGATTTCGGGCTGCCAGAAGGGCGGGCTCAAGGACCGGTTTCTGAGCAGGGTGATTATACTTTTTCCGGTTTAAGTGTCCTGCATCCGCAATTGTTTGCTGATATGCCTGTTAGTTTTATTGCGCTGGCACCGATTTTACGTCAGGCGATGCAACAGCAGTCCCTGACCGCTAGCTTGCAAACCGGTCTTTGGTCGGATATCGGTACTCTCGAACGTTTACAGGCGACTGAAGCCCTGCTTTGTCCAAATCGTTAA
- a CDS encoding pseudouridine synthase, giving the protein MITSTWMTTSDGTRINKWLSEMGVCSRRQADRLIVQQQVQVNGQSATLGMLIAQNDEVKVGGELISQRPAAQYILYYKPVGVVCTHQLSVKDNLEQALNFPERVFAVGRLDRASEGLLLLSNQGEIVNKIMRAEHKQPKKYYVWVDKPVTAGFIEQMSQGVEILGQTTLACEVEYIGERQFAITLVQGLNRQIRRMCQTLGYKVERLQRVQIMHLTSDALPPGSYRQLTDIEIAQLYAAIDY; this is encoded by the coding sequence TTGATTACCTCTACCTGGATGACAACTTCTGACGGCACACGAATCAATAAATGGCTCAGTGAAATGGGCGTATGCTCGCGCCGACAGGCCGATCGTCTCATTGTTCAACAGCAGGTTCAAGTTAATGGCCAATCGGCTACTCTGGGGATGTTGATTGCGCAAAATGATGAGGTGAAAGTGGGGGGTGAATTGATTTCACAGCGCCCGGCAGCGCAATATATCCTTTATTACAAACCGGTCGGCGTGGTGTGTACTCATCAGCTTAGCGTCAAGGATAACTTAGAACAGGCGTTGAATTTCCCAGAGCGGGTTTTTGCCGTCGGTCGACTTGATAGAGCCTCCGAAGGTTTGTTGTTATTAAGCAATCAAGGTGAGATTGTTAATAAAATCATGCGTGCCGAGCATAAACAGCCCAAGAAGTATTATGTTTGGGTGGATAAGCCGGTGACAGCAGGCTTTATCGAGCAGATGTCGCAGGGGGTGGAGATTCTTGGTCAGACGACATTGGCCTGCGAAGTCGAATATATTGGCGAACGGCAGTTTGCCATTACTCTGGTGCAGGGGTTAAACCGCCAGATCAGACGTATGTGTCAAACTCTCGGTTATAAAGTTGAACGACTCCAACGGGTACAAATTATGCATCTGACAAGCGATGCCTTGCCACCGGGTAGTTATCGTCAGCTAACCGATATTGAAATTGCACAGTTATACGCAGCCATAGATTATTAG
- a CDS encoding cold-shock protein, which yields MSTTTGTVKWFNETKGFGFISQESGPDVFAHFSQIEGTGFKTLAEGQKVQFSIAESQKGPQAENIVVIEG from the coding sequence ATGTCTACCACTACCGGCACTGTTAAATGGTTCAACGAAACAAAAGGCTTTGGATTTATCTCTCAAGAGTCTGGCCCAGATGTGTTTGCACACTTTAGTCAAATTGAAGGAACAGGCTTCAAAACTCTTGCAGAAGGTCAGAAAGTTCAGTTTTCGATTGCTGAAAGCCAGAAAGGGCCACAAGCGGAGAATATCGTCGTTATTGAAGGTTAA
- a CDS encoding bile acid:sodium symporter family protein — protein sequence MSPDLLTKVILPAALFLIMFGLGLSLRLQNFKDVFKAPKAMAIGLTGQMILLPIVAFIIALAFQLPPEIAVGLMIIALAPGGATSNMFTYLSKGDVSLSISLTAVVSVITPFTIPLIAALSMDYFMGNATEFSLPVLKTMVQLMVITIIPVALGMFVLSRWESVAKKIETVIKWFSVFFLALIVLLIVAKNRDNMLDFFAQAGLATLVLNISVLMLGYQLAKLSRLNGEQSIAIGFEVGLQNGTLALFVAGTLIGSEVMMIPAVTYSLIMFVTGLLFGYWINKRVNSMLTKQA from the coding sequence ATGTCTCCAGACCTGCTAACTAAAGTAATTCTACCCGCCGCGCTGTTTTTGATTATGTTCGGTTTGGGTTTGTCACTGCGTCTGCAAAATTTTAAGGATGTATTCAAGGCCCCTAAAGCCATGGCCATAGGTTTGACCGGGCAGATGATTTTATTGCCGATTGTGGCATTTATTATTGCTCTGGCATTCCAATTGCCGCCGGAAATCGCCGTGGGTCTGATGATTATCGCTTTGGCACCGGGTGGCGCGACCTCAAATATGTTTACCTACCTGAGTAAAGGCGATGTCTCTCTGTCCATCAGTTTAACTGCGGTTGTCAGTGTTATCACGCCGTTTACCATTCCGTTGATTGCCGCCTTGAGCATGGACTACTTTATGGGCAATGCCACGGAATTCAGTTTGCCAGTGTTGAAGACCATGGTTCAATTAATGGTCATTACCATTATTCCGGTCGCCTTGGGAATGTTTGTCTTATCCCGCTGGGAATCCGTTGCGAAAAAAATTGAAACCGTAATCAAATGGTTCTCGGTATTTTTCTTGGCGTTAATCGTATTGCTGATTGTCGCCAAGAATCGCGACAATATGCTCGACTTCTTCGCTCAGGCAGGGCTGGCAACCTTGGTATTGAATATCTCGGTACTGATGCTGGGGTATCAACTGGCCAAATTAAGCCGCCTGAATGGTGAGCAATCAATTGCGATAGGTTTTGAAGTCGGCCTACAAAACGGTACACTGGCTTTGTTTGTTGCCGGCACCTTGATTGGCAGTGAAGTGATGATGATTCCTGCAGTGACCTATTCGTTGATTATGTTTGTCACGGGCCTTTTATTTGGCTACTGGATCAATAAACGTGTTAATTCGATGCTGACAAAGCAAGCCTAA
- a CDS encoding EAL domain-containing protein yields MMQIRVLVIDDEPKYGELISDIAELLNIGCAYIDNAEYFEEALQQNPDIDLLFLDLNMPNRDGIQLLRTLAAQSFQGKIVIMSGFDEGVLSTAYDLAASHGLNLLPSLQKPFLLRDIKHILQNHVRQQSHDLTQSFLDDSIQTEMPLDEVVFALSNGHIELHYQPQICLSNNKVTGVEVLCRLLDGDRKPVYPNGFIDVIEANGLNELLLDCVITQLINDIHTHFNTADPFLYWSINVSALDLDNLDLPDTLANRFQQADISPDNIVIEITESSAIKHLHTGLDILARLRLKQFKLSIDDFGTGTAVLENIKRMPFTELKIDKTFIEKITSDKRSASLTADTIHMAQHLNMKVVAEGIEDAKTAKKLIEMGCDIAQGYYFAKPMPATKLIEYLDNNQELINKRIEECH; encoded by the coding sequence ATGATGCAAATACGTGTACTTGTTATTGACGATGAACCGAAATATGGTGAACTGATTAGCGATATCGCCGAATTGCTCAATATCGGCTGCGCCTATATTGATAATGCCGAATATTTTGAAGAGGCATTGCAGCAAAACCCGGATATCGATTTACTGTTTCTCGATTTGAATATGCCTAATCGGGATGGCATTCAATTGCTCCGCACTCTAGCGGCACAAAGCTTTCAAGGTAAAATTGTCATTATGAGCGGTTTCGATGAAGGCGTGCTAAGTACCGCTTACGATTTGGCCGCCAGCCATGGCCTTAACCTCTTACCCAGTCTGCAAAAACCGTTTTTACTACGCGACATCAAGCACATCTTGCAAAACCATGTCCGCCAGCAAAGCCACGACCTGACACAGTCCTTTCTTGACGATAGCATTCAGACCGAAATGCCGCTGGACGAAGTAGTTTTCGCCTTAAGCAATGGTCATATCGAGCTACATTATCAACCCCAAATATGCCTGTCAAACAACAAAGTCACCGGCGTGGAAGTCCTTTGTCGTTTGCTTGATGGCGATCGAAAGCCGGTTTACCCCAACGGTTTTATCGATGTCATTGAAGCCAACGGCTTGAATGAACTCTTACTCGATTGCGTCATAACGCAGCTGATCAACGATATCCACACACACTTCAATACAGCCGATCCCTTTCTATACTGGTCAATCAATGTCTCGGCACTAGACCTGGACAATCTCGACCTGCCCGATACCCTTGCCAACCGCTTTCAGCAAGCGGACATCTCCCCTGACAACATCGTTATCGAGATCACCGAAAGCAGCGCGATCAAACACCTGCATACCGGCTTGGATATCTTGGCTCGCCTGCGTTTGAAACAATTTAAGTTATCGATTGATGACTTCGGTACCGGCACAGCAGTTTTGGAGAATATCAAGCGCATGCCGTTCACCGAGTTGAAAATCGATAAGACTTTTATCGAAAAGATCACCTCCGATAAACGCAGTGCTTCGTTGACCGCCGACACCATTCATATGGCCCAACATTTGAACATGAAGGTTGTTGCCGAAGGCATTGAAGATGCAAAGACTGCCAAAAAACTGATTGAAATGGGATGCGATATCGCACAAGGCTACTATTTTGCCAAACCGATGCCAGCCACAAAACTCATTGAGTATCTTGACAATAACCAAGAGCTAATCAATAAACGCATTGAGGAGTGCCATTGA
- a CDS encoding ATP-binding protein — translation MSSESKHSNLVLFAVLLLLIGLMLSIFYIDKNQRAERKMQQVHTLIDNIQQTIINDIAQSFSDIFSLSQQQILKTFIADRSEKNFDNLNNEYKVFSTYHPEYMQIRVLDLQGKEIVRVDRKSNRLEIIDSKDLQDKSERYYFKQARLLRPGQIYQSSLDLNIENGEIQQPWQPTLRLITPISDHNQINAYLIVNINAQYLLNRIDDLVKQTQTKFFIVNNAGYYLYANHPVNLWGFMFNQTEASLQVTKPDIWNKLINLKTDHSFFKNELFYVSSKICGAAQCSNDPHAAFLASNANDLPWYIVGYRDINELSANNWWQNYWPHLIASLLGIIGLYIFATGRRLQQSLTHLSQQRKQLQSSNTRFEKLIDAIPEGLLVVDNQGIIETVNKMTEQIFGLTSEQLLGHPVEILMPEDFKEKHVHHRHTFNQNPKRIHVTRNAPFSYQHPDGSTRLFEVIVDPANFDNQIKAITLVHDVTQRTAFESQLRQSQKLEAIGQLSGGIAHDFNNLLGIILVNLELIELSVDPESKAYKQLGKAKKASLSAADLTQKLLSISRKKALASENVELAPLLTDTIDMLKHSIKQKIRIELQIAESLPQVNIDPNELTNALINLVVNARDAMPDGGHILITSTPVYLDETYVKSQTEKLAAGDYVLIDITDNGTGIEKQYIEKVLEPFFTTKEKGKGTGLGLAMIYGFIKQSKGHMRIYSEVNKGTSIHLYLPVSDTRATSQKRQQTRFDLPDGKGLKVLIIDDEEDLREIAETLLSNLGFSCDTTKSAVTAWEMILDNHYDLIISDIIMPGEFDGLDLYHKVKAEMPEIKYVLTSGFSEQMVKERDQLFNHAVFLRKPYQIQSFYEAVHQALNDINED, via the coding sequence ATGTCCTCAGAAAGTAAGCATTCCAATTTGGTGCTATTTGCCGTGTTGCTGCTACTCATCGGCTTAATGCTGTCGATATTTTATATCGACAAGAACCAGCGCGCCGAACGAAAAATGCAACAAGTTCATACCCTGATAGACAATATTCAACAGACAATCATCAATGATATCGCGCAATCCTTTTCCGATATTTTTTCCCTCAGTCAACAGCAGATACTGAAAACCTTTATTGCAGATCGATCTGAAAAAAACTTCGACAACCTGAATAATGAGTACAAAGTATTTTCGACTTATCACCCCGAATATATGCAGATTAGGGTGTTGGATTTGCAGGGTAAGGAAATCGTTCGGGTTGACCGCAAAAGCAATCGGCTTGAAATCATTGATAGCAAAGACCTGCAAGACAAATCTGAACGCTATTATTTCAAACAAGCACGCTTACTCAGACCTGGCCAAATCTACCAATCATCGTTGGATTTAAATATTGAAAACGGTGAGATTCAACAACCTTGGCAACCCACTTTACGTTTAATCACGCCGATAAGCGATCATAATCAAATCAACGCTTACCTGATTGTAAATATCAATGCGCAATATCTGCTCAATCGCATTGATGATTTGGTCAAACAAACCCAAACCAAGTTTTTCATCGTTAACAACGCCGGTTACTATCTTTATGCCAATCATCCTGTGAATTTATGGGGCTTTATGTTCAATCAAACAGAAGCCAGTCTGCAAGTCACAAAACCCGATATCTGGAATAAACTGATCAATCTGAAAACAGACCACAGTTTTTTCAAAAATGAACTTTTCTATGTATCCAGCAAAATCTGTGGTGCCGCTCAATGCAGCAATGACCCTCACGCCGCATTTTTGGCCAGCAATGCAAATGATTTACCTTGGTACATTGTCGGTTACCGCGACATCAATGAACTTTCCGCCAATAATTGGTGGCAAAACTACTGGCCGCATCTGATAGCCAGCCTACTTGGCATAATCGGCCTGTATATCTTTGCCACGGGTCGACGTTTACAACAATCATTGACCCATCTTTCACAACAACGCAAACAACTGCAAAGTTCCAATACGCGTTTTGAAAAACTGATTGACGCCATTCCCGAAGGCTTACTGGTTGTCGATAATCAAGGCATAATTGAAACCGTCAACAAAATGACCGAACAGATTTTTGGTCTCACCAGTGAACAGTTGCTCGGTCACCCGGTCGAAATACTGATGCCGGAAGATTTCAAGGAAAAACACGTCCATCATCGACATACATTCAACCAAAACCCAAAACGCATTCATGTCACCCGAAATGCCCCTTTCAGTTATCAGCACCCTGATGGCAGCACTCGACTATTTGAAGTCATTGTCGATCCAGCTAATTTCGATAATCAGATCAAAGCCATTACACTGGTTCATGATGTCACCCAACGCACGGCATTTGAATCGCAACTCAGACAATCACAAAAACTGGAAGCCATTGGCCAACTCAGTGGCGGTATCGCGCATGACTTTAATAACCTGTTAGGCATCATTCTGGTCAACCTTGAACTGATTGAATTGAGTGTAGACCCGGAAAGCAAAGCTTATAAGCAATTGGGCAAAGCCAAAAAAGCCTCTCTATCAGCCGCCGACTTGACCCAAAAGCTTCTTTCCATCTCCCGGAAAAAGGCACTCGCCAGTGAAAACGTTGAATTAGCTCCTTTATTGACCGACACGATCGATATGCTCAAACACAGCATTAAGCAGAAAATTCGCATTGAACTGCAAATTGCAGAGTCATTGCCGCAGGTCAATATAGACCCCAATGAATTGACTAATGCCTTGATTAATTTGGTGGTCAATGCCCGAGATGCAATGCCTGATGGCGGTCATATATTGATTACGTCGACCCCTGTATACCTCGATGAAACCTATGTCAAAAGCCAAACTGAAAAGTTGGCGGCTGGTGATTATGTGCTGATCGATATCACCGATAATGGTACCGGCATCGAAAAGCAATATATTGAAAAGGTTCTCGAACCGTTTTTCACCACCAAAGAAAAGGGCAAGGGAACCGGTTTGGGGTTAGCGATGATCTATGGCTTTATCAAACAGTCCAAAGGCCATATGCGCATCTATAGTGAAGTCAATAAAGGCACCAGCATTCACCTCTATCTACCGGTAAGTGATACCCGAGCCACTTCACAAAAACGCCAGCAGACTAGATTTGATCTGCCTGATGGTAAAGGTTTGAAAGTCTTGATTATTGATGACGAGGAAGATCTACGAGAAATTGCCGAAACCCTGCTGAGTAATTTAGGGTTTAGCTGTGATACAACCAAAAGTGCGGTAACTGCTTGGGAGATGATTCTCGACAACCATTATGATCTCATCATTTCCGACATTATTATGCCGGGCGAATTCGATGGTCTAGATTTGTACCATAAGGTGAAAGCCGAAATGCCGGAAATCAAATACGTTTTGACCAGCGGCTTCTCCGAACAAATGGTCAAGGAACGTGACCAACTCTTTAATCACGCGGTGTTTTTACGCAAACCTTACCAGATTCAGAGCTTTTATGAAGCTGTCCATCAAGCGCTTAACGACATTAACGAGGACTAG
- the yaaA gene encoding peroxide stress protein YaaA, whose amino-acid sequence MLMVVSPAKALDETSKVQTDLHTQCAFLDQAQQLIDELQALGPVEIGQLMHISDKLAELNYQRFQDWQQPFTDDKAKQAAWLFKGDVYQGLDAYSLDEAAVVYLQNHLRILSGLYGLLKPCDDMLPYRLEMGTKFANAKGKDLYAFWGNQITDLLNQQLAESGSNTLVNLASNEYFKAVKAKQINGRVITPIFKDWKGGKYKIISFYAKKARGLMARYAADHKLENAEDLKYFDYEGYAFAADLSSETDWVFTRKQED is encoded by the coding sequence ATGTTAATGGTGGTATCGCCAGCCAAGGCGTTGGATGAAACATCCAAGGTTCAAACCGATTTACATACGCAGTGTGCATTTTTAGATCAGGCTCAACAGCTGATTGATGAATTGCAGGCGCTTGGTCCGGTTGAGATCGGCCAGTTAATGCACATTAGCGATAAATTGGCGGAATTGAACTATCAACGTTTTCAGGATTGGCAGCAGCCGTTTACCGATGACAAGGCCAAGCAAGCTGCTTGGTTATTCAAGGGCGACGTTTATCAAGGGCTTGATGCATACAGTTTAGATGAAGCCGCTGTTGTCTATCTGCAAAACCATCTGCGCATTCTTTCGGGTTTGTATGGTCTGTTGAAACCTTGCGATGATATGTTGCCTTACCGTTTGGAAATGGGAACCAAGTTTGCCAACGCCAAAGGCAAAGACCTCTATGCGTTCTGGGGTAATCAAATCACCGACTTACTCAATCAACAACTGGCCGAATCCGGTTCGAATACTTTGGTAAATCTGGCTTCTAACGAGTATTTTAAAGCGGTTAAAGCCAAGCAAATCAACGGTCGTGTGATCACTCCGATCTTCAAAGACTGGAAAGGCGGTAAATATAAAATCATCAGTTTTTATGCTAAAAAAGCGCGCGGCCTAATGGCGCGTTATGCGGCCGACCATAAGTTGGAAAATGCCGAAGATCTGAAATATTTCGATTATGAAGGTTATGCCTTTGCTGCCGACTTATCATCGGAAACCGATTGGGTGTTTACCCGCAAGCAGGAAGATTAA